The following coding sequences lie in one Prochlorococcus marinus XMU1419 genomic window:
- a CDS encoding urease subunit gamma, translated as MHLSPQEKDKLLIFSAALLAERRLSRGLKLNYPETIAFLSFQVLEGARDGKSVSQLMSEGTTWLSKSQVMEGIPEMVDEVQIEAVFPDGTKLVTIHNPIN; from the coding sequence ATGCATCTTTCACCTCAAGAAAAGGATAAATTATTGATTTTTTCTGCTGCACTCTTAGCTGAAAGAAGGCTTAGTCGAGGTCTTAAGCTTAATTATCCTGAAACAATTGCTTTTTTAAGTTTTCAAGTTCTTGAAGGAGCACGAGATGGTAAAAGTGTAAGTCAATTAATGTCAGAGGGAACTACCTGGCTTTCAAAATCACAAGTAATGGAGGGCATTCCTGAAATGGTTGATGAAGTTCAAATAGAAGCAGTTTTCCCCGATGGGACTAAATTAGTTACTATTCACAATCCGATTAATTAG
- the ureC gene encoding urease subunit alpha codes for MSYKIDRKTYAQTYGPTTGDRVRLADTELFIEVEKDLTTYGDEVKFGGGKVIRDGMGQSQVRRADGAVDTVITNALIVDWWGIIKADVGIKDGMIFEIGKAGNPDIQDNVDIVIGASTEVIAGEGHILTAGSIDTHIHFICPQQIETALASGITTMLGGGTGPATGTNATTCTPGSFHISRMLQSAEAFPMNLGFFGKGNSTNESNLIDQVEAGACGLKLHEDWGTTPSTINSCLNVADKFDVQVCIHTDTLNEAGFVEDTINAIAGRTIHTFHTEGAGGGHAPDIIKICGEKNVLPSSTNPTRPYTRNTLEEHLDMLMVCHHLDSKIPEDIAFAESRIRRETIAAEDILHDLGAFSIIASDSQAMGRVGEVITRTFQTAHKMKVQRGPLTQDSDRNDNYRVKRYISKVTINPAIAHGIDTHVGSIEKGKIADLVLWKPSFFAVKPELVVKGGSIVWSQMGDANASIPTPGPVHGRPMFASFGQSLIRSSFTFLSKNSIQQNIPNKLGLQKKCIAVENTRNINKSNLKLNSKLPNISVDPQTYEVFSDGELLTCEPLDEVPMAQRYFLL; via the coding sequence ATGTCTTATAAAATTGATAGAAAAACTTATGCCCAAACTTACGGACCCACTACCGGAGATAGAGTAAGGCTGGCTGATACCGAACTTTTTATAGAAGTAGAAAAGGATTTAACCACATACGGAGATGAAGTTAAATTTGGTGGAGGTAAAGTTATTCGAGATGGGATGGGACAGTCTCAAGTAAGAAGAGCTGATGGAGCTGTAGATACCGTAATAACTAATGCTTTGATCGTAGATTGGTGGGGAATAATTAAGGCTGATGTGGGTATAAAAGATGGAATGATTTTTGAAATTGGTAAGGCTGGCAATCCTGATATCCAGGATAATGTTGATATTGTTATTGGTGCATCAACAGAAGTAATAGCCGGAGAGGGGCATATTCTTACTGCAGGTTCAATAGATACCCATATTCACTTTATCTGTCCCCAACAAATTGAGACAGCACTTGCCTCTGGAATTACAACCATGTTAGGAGGAGGAACTGGACCTGCAACTGGCACAAATGCTACTACTTGTACTCCGGGTTCTTTTCATATTTCTAGAATGCTTCAATCTGCAGAAGCATTTCCCATGAATTTAGGTTTTTTTGGAAAAGGAAACTCAACAAACGAGAGCAATCTTATTGATCAGGTCGAGGCTGGTGCATGTGGATTGAAGCTTCATGAGGATTGGGGAACCACTCCTTCTACAATAAATTCTTGTCTAAATGTTGCAGATAAGTTTGACGTACAAGTATGTATCCATACTGATACTTTGAATGAAGCAGGCTTTGTTGAAGATACCATTAACGCTATTGCAGGAAGAACTATTCATACTTTTCATACCGAAGGAGCAGGTGGAGGTCATGCTCCAGACATTATAAAAATCTGTGGAGAAAAAAATGTTCTTCCTAGTAGTACAAATCCAACTAGACCTTATACAAGGAACACATTAGAAGAACATCTTGACATGTTAATGGTTTGTCATCATTTAGATTCTAAAATCCCAGAAGACATTGCATTTGCTGAATCAAGGATCAGAAGAGAGACTATTGCAGCTGAGGATATCTTGCATGATTTAGGTGCCTTTTCAATTATTGCTAGTGATTCTCAAGCTATGGGAAGAGTTGGCGAAGTAATTACAAGAACTTTTCAAACCGCACATAAAATGAAAGTCCAAAGGGGGCCTCTAACTCAGGATTCTGATAGAAACGATAATTATAGAGTAAAGAGATATATTTCTAAAGTCACAATTAATCCTGCAATAGCTCATGGTATTGATACACATGTTGGGTCTATAGAAAAGGGTAAAATTGCGGATTTGGTACTATGGAAACCTTCCTTTTTTGCGGTAAAGCCTGAATTAGTTGTTAAGGGAGGATCTATAGTTTGGTCCCAAATGGGTGATGCAAATGCTTCAATTCCTACTCCAGGTCCCGTACATGGTCGACCTATGTTTGCAAGTTTCGGCCAATCTCTAATTAGGAGTTCTTTTACCTTTTTAAGTAAAAATTCAATTCAACAAAATATTCCAAATAAATTAGGCTTACAAAAGAAATGTATAGCCGTAGAAAATACAAGAAATATCAATAAATCAAACTTAAAACTAAATAGTAAACTACCAAATATTTCAGTTGATCCTCAAACTTATGAAGTTTTTTCTGATGGAGAACTTCTTACTTGTGAACCACTTGATGAAGTCCCAATGGCTCAGAGGTATTTTTTGCTTTAG
- a CDS encoding DUF1830 domain-containing protein — MVEFSYKNEGNRMVVLRCIGPSNFFLERVLFPTDILTFMAPVDSRVEIWGNELYGPKLEERIRVSADSEDSTLVA, encoded by the coding sequence ATGGTTGAGTTTTCATACAAAAATGAAGGTAATAGGATGGTAGTTTTAAGATGCATTGGGCCATCAAACTTTTTTTTGGAGAGAGTTTTGTTTCCTACTGACATACTTACATTTATGGCTCCTGTTGATTCTAGAGTTGAAATTTGGGGAAATGAATTATATGGCCCTAAGTTAGAAGAAAGAATAAGAGTATCGGCTGATAGTGAAGATTCAACCTTAGTAGCATAA
- the yedP gene encoding mannosyl-3-phosphoglycerate phosphatase-related protein YedP codes for MIENSSIWVVSDVDGTLMDHSYDLSPAKETIKKLQKLSIPVILCTSKTASEVKVIRKELNLTDPYIVENGAAIYGESLKRVNGEIILGIKYESLEEILNFISKEIDYKLTPLNNLTDQEATQLTGLVGNSLNLMRDRHWSMPFLNPPSYLEEKINICCKKFNVDIFKGNRMSHLLSTKSNKGKAINALKKYSNVHNIEIIGLGDSPNDLPLLLNSDIKIVIPGIDGPNLNLLDQLKDLEFILASEPNGYGWKNEINKLINKRELN; via the coding sequence ATGATAGAAAATTCTTCTATTTGGGTAGTAAGTGATGTAGATGGTACTTTAATGGATCACTCATATGATTTATCACCTGCTAAAGAAACTATAAAAAAATTACAAAAATTATCTATTCCCGTAATTCTTTGTACAAGCAAAACTGCTTCTGAAGTAAAAGTTATTAGAAAGGAACTTAACTTGACGGATCCTTATATTGTTGAGAATGGTGCTGCAATATATGGTGAATCTCTTAAAAGAGTAAATGGAGAAATTATTCTGGGAATAAAATACGAATCTCTTGAAGAAATCTTAAATTTTATTTCTAAAGAAATTGATTACAAACTTACTCCTCTTAATAATCTCACTGATCAAGAAGCCACTCAGCTTACAGGTTTAGTAGGCAACTCATTGAACTTAATGCGTGATAGACACTGGAGCATGCCTTTTTTAAATCCGCCAAGTTATTTAGAAGAGAAAATTAATATCTGTTGTAAAAAATTCAATGTTGATATTTTTAAGGGCAATAGAATGAGTCACTTATTATCTACAAAATCGAATAAAGGTAAAGCAATAAATGCTCTTAAAAAATATTCAAATGTTCATAATATTGAAATTATAGGTCTAGGCGATTCTCCAAATGATTTGCCTTTACTTTTAAACTCAGATATTAAAATAGTTATACCAGGAATAGATGGACCTAACTTAAATTTACTAGATCAATTAAAAGATTTGGAATTTATTCTGGCTTCCGAACCAAATGGATATGGTTGGAAAAATGAAATCAATAAATTAATAAATAAGCGAGAACTAAATTAG
- a CDS encoding glycosyl transferase → MDFQQGLITTIHEYGVTGNLLKELNKSLKRRSTSILIPCLYEEFERPALKDIREVLKNLTGLNELVIALSAKTVEQVKSAKSFFDSMPFPVHVQWTNSPSVIELLKSQEKNGLELLGTPGKGWAVWQGIGVATRKSEVVALFDADIRTFSPLYPSRMILPLLDESYGISYVKAFYSRLSLETNQLQGRATRLFVGPLLASLEQLVGKGPFLQYLQSFRYPLAGEFAFTKDLAMNLRIPCDWGLEIGLLSEVYRNVRTSKIAQVDLGLFDHKHKNIGDSSKEGLQKMCTEILSSVLRGLMEHQAETLTSTQLATLEVLYKRVGEDRVKQFGLDSAVNQLPYDRHEEELSVQKFAKLLRPATEDYLACPTTLQLPSWSRVLSCENKLQEDLALAGSKDIKINEKELIKNF, encoded by the coding sequence ATGGACTTTCAACAAGGTTTAATCACAACAATACATGAATATGGAGTTACAGGAAATTTACTTAAAGAATTAAACAAAAGTCTTAAAAGAAGATCAACTAGCATTTTAATACCTTGTTTATATGAAGAGTTTGAGCGTCCAGCATTAAAAGATATAAGAGAAGTTTTAAAAAACCTTACAGGCTTGAATGAACTAGTTATTGCTCTCTCTGCAAAAACTGTTGAGCAAGTTAAGTCAGCAAAATCTTTTTTTGACTCTATGCCATTCCCAGTTCACGTTCAATGGACTAATTCTCCCTCTGTAATTGAGCTATTAAAAAGCCAAGAAAAAAATGGATTAGAACTTTTAGGAACTCCAGGTAAAGGATGGGCTGTATGGCAAGGAATAGGAGTTGCGACTAGAAAATCAGAAGTTGTTGCTCTTTTTGATGCTGATATAAGAACTTTTAGTCCTTTATATCCTTCAAGAATGATCCTTCCACTTCTGGATGAATCATATGGAATATCATATGTAAAAGCTTTTTACAGCAGATTATCTCTAGAAACAAATCAATTGCAAGGTAGAGCAACAAGATTATTCGTGGGTCCCTTGTTAGCAAGTCTTGAGCAGTTAGTTGGTAAGGGTCCGTTTTTACAATATCTTCAATCATTTAGATATCCTTTGGCAGGTGAGTTTGCTTTTACTAAAGACCTTGCTATGAATTTAAGAATACCCTGTGATTGGGGTTTAGAGATAGGTTTATTATCAGAGGTTTATAGAAACGTAAGGACCTCCAAAATAGCCCAGGTTGACCTAGGTTTATTTGATCACAAACATAAGAATATTGGAGATTCTTCTAAAGAAGGATTGCAAAAAATGTGTACAGAAATACTTTCAAGTGTTCTAAGAGGTCTCATGGAGCATCAAGCCGAGACCTTAACTAGCACTCAACTTGCAACTTTAGAAGTTCTCTACAAAAGAGTTGGAGAAGATCGAGTAAAACAATTTGGATTAGATTCAGCAGTTAATCAACTTCCATACGATAGGCACGAAGAAGAATTATCAGTACAAAAGTTTGCGAAACTATTAAGACCTGCTACGGAAGATTATTTGGCTTGTCCTACGACACTTCAATTACCAAGTTGGTCAAGAGTTCTATCTTGCGAGAACAAACTGCAAGAAGATTTAGCTTTGGCGGGGTCAAAAGACATAAAGATAAATGAAAAAGAATTAATTAAAAACTTCTAA
- a CDS encoding undecaprenyl-diphosphate phosphatase — protein MEYLEFILYGLIQGLTEFIPVSSTAHLKVVSLFFGIDDPGTSTSAIIQVGSVLALVWYFRNDFFKLRSLYSRKSFNYLSHRRLLRSILLGTIPIIFLGGSIKLFFPYFFDRVLRSNFSIAIVSLLMSIFMYLADTSKKGYINLKNFSYYDSFLIGLSQAFAIIPGVSRSGITISTGLVSGWERGDAAKFSFLLGIPAISFAAIVELIFSFNEFSSLRFIPLIVGLLTTFLSSLFAIDFLLKYFSTNGLKLFIIYRVVFSIVILMNL, from the coding sequence TTGGAATATTTAGAATTTATTTTATATGGCTTAATTCAAGGCTTAACTGAATTTATTCCCGTAAGTAGTACTGCTCATTTAAAGGTTGTATCACTTTTTTTTGGAATTGATGATCCCGGAACTTCTACATCTGCAATAATTCAAGTTGGAAGTGTTTTAGCTTTGGTTTGGTATTTTAGGAATGATTTCTTCAAATTAAGAAGTCTATATTCAAGAAAATCTTTTAATTATTTATCACATCGAAGATTATTAAGGTCAATTTTGTTAGGAACTATCCCAATTATTTTTCTTGGTGGGAGCATAAAACTTTTTTTCCCTTATTTTTTTGATAGGGTTCTTCGTTCAAATTTTTCAATAGCAATAGTTTCTTTATTAATGAGTATTTTTATGTATTTAGCGGACACATCGAAAAAAGGTTATATAAACTTAAAAAACTTTTCTTATTATGATAGTTTTTTGATAGGTCTTTCTCAAGCGTTTGCTATTATTCCAGGCGTCTCAAGATCTGGTATTACAATCTCTACTGGTCTAGTATCAGGTTGGGAAAGAGGAGATGCTGCAAAATTCTCTTTTCTTTTAGGTATACCGGCAATCTCTTTTGCAGCTATCGTTGAGTTAATTTTTTCTTTTAATGAGTTTTCTTCATTGAGATTTATACCGCTTATAGTTGGTCTTTTAACAACATTTTTATCTTCATTATTTGCTATCGATTTTTTATTAAAGTATTTTTCTACAAATGGTTTGAAATTATTTATTATCTATCGGGTTGTTTTTAGTATTGTCATTCTTATGAATTTATAG
- a CDS encoding urease accessory protein UreD produces the protein MIKTSWEGNCFLNFFNNKASLGNVDKTIFKSKSTSPYKLLKSTHDQEGRCILPVLHTAGGLVGGDLLDFEVNLEKNSKVLLTTSSAQKVYGSVGRSKINPKGIFSKQKNLINILDNSHLEYLPQETIIFANALYEQTFKVSISETSSFLFTDLIRLGRSSSGESIESGVFRSKLEIMRNNDLLDDWEYVDQIELSNASFVAKSGMDYMPVFGSLIWICEKDFSKSKINNLVGNIKKIFNETNNLSIGILENGISVRFLGSSSQDARKCFFCIWKQIRSVCGFCEPKYQGVWPLQDSMNY, from the coding sequence ATGATTAAAACTTCATGGGAAGGTAATTGTTTCTTAAATTTTTTCAATAATAAAGCAAGTTTAGGAAATGTTGATAAAACAATCTTTAAATCTAAATCAACTTCTCCTTATAAGTTATTAAAGTCTACTCATGATCAAGAGGGCAGATGCATTTTGCCTGTTCTACATACTGCAGGGGGATTGGTAGGAGGTGATTTACTTGATTTTGAGGTTAATCTTGAAAAAAACTCTAAGGTTTTGTTGACGACTTCTTCAGCTCAGAAAGTATATGGATCAGTTGGAAGATCAAAAATCAATCCAAAAGGAATTTTTTCAAAGCAAAAGAATCTCATAAATATTCTTGACAATTCTCATTTAGAGTATCTTCCCCAAGAAACAATCATCTTTGCAAATGCTTTATATGAGCAAACTTTTAAAGTATCTATTTCAGAAACTTCAAGTTTTTTATTTACTGATTTAATAAGACTTGGAAGATCATCTTCTGGAGAATCTATTGAGAGTGGAGTTTTTAGATCTAAATTAGAAATTATGAGAAATAATGATTTGCTTGATGATTGGGAATATGTTGATCAGATTGAATTATCTAATGCAAGTTTTGTGGCCAAGTCAGGTATGGATTACATGCCCGTTTTTGGATCCTTAATTTGGATTTGCGAAAAAGATTTTTCCAAGTCAAAAATAAATAATCTTGTCGGAAATATAAAAAAAATTTTCAATGAAACTAATAATTTATCAATTGGAATCCTTGAAAATGGAATTTCTGTACGTTTCCTAGGGAGTTCTTCTCAAGATGCTAGAAAATGTTTTTTTTGTATTTGGAAACAAATTAGGTCTGTTTGTGGATTTTGTGAGCCAAAATATCAAGGTGTATGGCCTTTACAAGATTCTATGAATTATTAA
- a CDS encoding sugar phosphorylase produces MKQIDSEKKLDRLKIDKLLKTIYSNHTTEEINFISNQLLQILDDFSEKSAYEEIRDKERWNESHSVLITYADSIYKNGEATLITLGKLLSKHFGSLSKVVHILPFLKSTSDGGFAVSSYDSLEEKFGGWDDLKSISKNHDLMADLVLNHVSSSHPWVQQFIKSQEPGISNVFSPKQNLDWSNVVRPRSSSLFSQINTDDGPKQVWTTFGPDQIDLNWHNPKMTLEFLNLITSYLSNGIKWLRLDAVGFIWKESGTTCLHLPKAHSIVKLLRVLLNNLLDDGVLITETNVPQKENLSYLISDDEAHMAYNFPLPPLLLEAIITSRADILNSWIFDWPILPEDTTLFNFTASHDGVGLRALEGLMNEQRIKNLLINCEKRGGLVSHRRLSNGDDKPYELNISWWSAMEDSSRDAKRFQYERFILSQLLVMALKGVPAFYLPALLASENDIKSFSMTGQRRDLNREKFKSENLSAVLNNPESNANKNLKYLRNAMDVRSELKQFHPCSQMKCLSNGRSDIVVIKRGKGPESVFAIHNMTENKINYQLNDNDLPKIIDNDFNTHDFLTSTKYNCKNISLDPFQVIWLSAL; encoded by the coding sequence GTGAAGCAAATTGATTCAGAGAAAAAATTAGATAGATTAAAAATTGATAAATTGTTAAAAACAATTTATTCAAATCATACTACAGAAGAAATTAATTTTATTTCAAACCAATTATTGCAGATTTTAGATGATTTCTCAGAGAAATCTGCTTATGAAGAAATAAGAGATAAAGAAAGGTGGAATGAATCTCATTCAGTTTTGATAACTTATGCAGATAGTATTTATAAAAATGGCGAGGCAACATTAATAACTCTTGGAAAGTTGTTAAGTAAACATTTTGGCAGTCTTTCTAAAGTTGTACATATTCTTCCTTTTCTGAAATCCACAAGCGATGGAGGTTTCGCAGTCTCAAGTTATGATTCCTTAGAAGAAAAATTTGGTGGTTGGGATGATCTCAAAAGTATTTCTAAAAATCATGATTTGATGGCTGATTTAGTACTAAACCATGTTTCATCATCTCATCCATGGGTTCAGCAATTTATTAAATCCCAAGAACCGGGTATATCAAATGTTTTTTCACCGAAACAAAATCTTGACTGGTCAAATGTAGTTAGGCCTAGAAGCTCCTCTTTGTTTTCTCAAATAAATACTGATGATGGCCCTAAACAAGTTTGGACAACTTTTGGGCCAGATCAAATTGATTTGAATTGGCATAATCCTAAAATGACTCTTGAGTTCTTAAATTTAATTACTTCTTATTTATCTAATGGAATTAAATGGTTAAGGCTTGATGCCGTAGGTTTTATTTGGAAAGAGTCAGGGACTACGTGCTTACATTTACCTAAAGCACATTCAATTGTGAAACTCCTAAGAGTTCTTTTAAATAATCTTCTTGATGATGGCGTTTTAATAACAGAAACCAATGTTCCTCAGAAGGAGAATCTATCTTATCTCATTTCTGATGATGAAGCCCACATGGCATATAATTTCCCATTACCTCCTCTTCTCCTAGAGGCAATTATTACTTCAAGAGCTGATATTCTAAACTCATGGATTTTTGATTGGCCCATATTACCTGAAGATACTACTTTATTTAATTTCACTGCATCGCACGATGGTGTTGGTTTAAGAGCTCTTGAGGGTTTAATGAATGAGCAGAGAATTAAGAATTTATTAATTAATTGTGAGAAAAGAGGAGGATTAGTAAGTCATAGACGTTTATCAAATGGTGATGATAAACCTTATGAATTGAATATTAGTTGGTGGAGTGCAATGGAAGACTCCAGTAGAGATGCTAAAAGATTTCAATATGAGAGATTTATTTTGAGTCAACTATTAGTAATGGCTCTGAAAGGGGTTCCTGCATTTTATTTACCAGCATTACTAGCTTCAGAAAATGATATCAAAAGTTTTTCTATGACAGGTCAAAGAAGAGATCTAAACAGAGAAAAGTTTAAATCAGAAAATCTTTCAGCTGTTTTAAATAATCCTGAATCTAATGCTAATAAAAACTTAAAATATCTTCGTAATGCTATGGATGTCCGATCAGAATTAAAGCAATTTCACCCTTGTTCACAAATGAAATGTTTGTCTAATGGTAGAAGTGATATTGTTGTAATCAAAAGAGGCAAAGGGCCTGAGTCAGTTTTTGCAATCCATAATATGACTGAAAATAAAATTAATTATCAATTGAATGATAATGATTTACCAAAAATAATTGATAATGATTTCAATACCCATGATTTTTTAACATCCACTAAATACAATTGCAAAAATATTAGTCTTGATCCTTTTCAAGTAATTTGGCTTAGTGCTTTATAA
- a CDS encoding urease subunit beta yields the protein MSNLIPGEIIPEQGEIELNLSKQVKTVTVSNSGDRPVQIGSHYHFYEANKALIFDRKIAYGMRLDIPAGTAIRFEPGDTTDVKLVPFAGLRNAYGFNSLVNGSLNS from the coding sequence ATGAGTAATTTAATTCCTGGTGAAATAATTCCTGAACAAGGTGAAATCGAACTTAATCTTAGTAAGCAAGTTAAAACAGTAACGGTTTCTAATTCTGGAGATAGACCAGTGCAAATTGGATCTCATTATCATTTTTATGAAGCAAACAAGGCTTTAATTTTTGATAGAAAAATAGCATATGGTATGCGTCTCGATATTCCTGCAGGAACAGCCATTAGATTTGAACCGGGTGATACAACAGATGTCAAATTAGTGCCATTTGCAGGTTTAAGAAATGCATATGGTTTTAATTCATTAGTTAATGGTTCTTTAAATAGTTAA
- the msrA gene encoding peptide-methionine (S)-S-oxide reductase MsrA: MFEFLKKIMNNTEQSLIKDLNSVHKILKTDIKKNPNPQEDEIIFGCGCFWGAEKCFWKLPGVVTTSVGYAGGEKVNPTYYEVCSGLTGHSEVVRIIWNKNEIDISDLLKMFWECHDPTQKNRQGNDIGTQYRSSIYYKNENNKKIILASKKQYQKELNKKNLGLIETEIKMIDTYFFAEEYHQQYLALPGSRQYCSASPTKVKLGEFPGNNYKLKDYIWENFNWEVDKCVLRSDNKPIKNNI; encoded by the coding sequence ATGTTTGAATTTCTTAAAAAGATTATGAATAATACTGAGCAAAGTTTAATTAAAGATTTAAATTCAGTTCATAAAATACTAAAGACAGATATTAAAAAAAATCCTAATCCTCAAGAAGATGAAATAATATTTGGATGCGGTTGCTTCTGGGGAGCTGAAAAATGTTTCTGGAAACTTCCAGGAGTTGTCACAACTTCTGTTGGATATGCTGGTGGAGAAAAGGTCAACCCAACTTATTATGAAGTGTGTTCAGGTCTGACTGGACATTCAGAAGTTGTAAGAATTATTTGGAATAAAAATGAAATAGATATAAGTGATTTATTAAAAATGTTTTGGGAATGTCATGACCCTACACAAAAAAATAGACAAGGTAATGACATAGGGACTCAATATAGGTCTTCAATATATTATAAAAATGAGAATAATAAAAAAATTATATTAGCGAGTAAAAAGCAATATCAAAAAGAACTAAATAAAAAAAATCTTGGTTTAATTGAAACAGAAATTAAAATGATTGATACTTATTTTTTTGCCGAAGAGTATCATCAACAATACCTTGCTTTACCTGGCAGTAGGCAATATTGTTCTGCTTCACCTACAAAAGTGAAGTTAGGAGAATTTCCTGGAAATAACTATAAATTAAAAGACTATATTTGGGAAAACTTTAATTGGGAAGTTGATAAATGTGTATTGAGATCTGATAACAAACCTATAAAGAATAACATTTAA
- a CDS encoding kinase, producing the protein MKDLDINFPLDKFEKLIIDIGWDSLDDWIDFCNNHKNKLLINKFWNNKVNDDWIWGLALPLLSQAYKFHNNFFDRKIIGLSALPGTGKTTLGNWLEAISLKLNFKIAVISIDDFYLPSDEMKLAIKNNPWNVSRGFPGSHSVNLMYEKLLSWKKNGELNVPVFDKSLRNGLGDRSHWRSDKPDLLILEGWFLGVEPLSIDLNDQQIINMNLSTHESSYRLKIQRNLKEYLDVWKLIDNIWQLKPLEFEYMNMWKSNQEQEMFLQKGNALQEEKLSDFLRMLNVSIPHKSFDVLNPYALLLIDQERNLIEAGLNF; encoded by the coding sequence ATGAAAGATTTAGATATTAATTTTCCTCTTGATAAATTTGAAAAGTTAATTATTGATATTGGTTGGGACTCCCTGGATGATTGGATAGATTTTTGCAATAATCATAAAAATAAACTTTTAATTAATAAATTCTGGAATAATAAGGTAAATGATGATTGGATTTGGGGTTTAGCTTTACCACTTTTATCTCAGGCCTATAAATTTCATAATAATTTCTTTGATCGTAAAATAATTGGGCTCTCAGCTCTCCCCGGAACTGGCAAAACAACATTAGGTAATTGGCTTGAAGCAATATCACTAAAATTAAATTTTAAGATAGCTGTTATTTCAATTGACGATTTTTATCTTCCCTCAGATGAAATGAAATTAGCAATTAAGAATAATCCTTGGAATGTTTCAAGAGGTTTTCCTGGAAGTCATTCAGTTAACTTAATGTATGAAAAATTATTAAGTTGGAAGAAAAATGGAGAATTAAACGTTCCTGTTTTTGATAAATCTCTAAGAAATGGCTTAGGGGATAGATCTCATTGGAGATCTGATAAACCTGATCTATTAATTCTTGAGGGATGGTTTTTAGGAGTCGAGCCTTTATCTATAGATCTTAATGATCAACAAATAATTAATATGAATTTAAGCACTCATGAATCCTCTTATAGGCTAAAAATACAAAGAAATTTAAAAGAATATTTAGATGTTTGGAAATTAATAGATAATATTTGGCAATTAAAGCCTTTGGAGTTTGAATATATGAATATGTGGAAGTCAAATCAAGAACAAGAGATGTTTTTACAAAAAGGAAATGCACTCCAAGAAGAAAAATTATCTGATTTCTTAAGAATGCTCAACGTTTCTATTCCTCATAAAAGTTTTGATGTTTTAAATCCCTATGCATTGTTATTAATAGATCAAGAAAGAAACTTAATTGAAGCTGGATTAAATTTCTAG